The sequence CGTCGAACGCGCCACGATGTCCGGCGAGCGCACCGGCACGCTCGCCGGCATCGACACCGACACCGTCCCCTACTTCTCCGTCGCGGTCGTCCCCAGCCGCATCGCCGAGCAGTCCTACAGCGCGCCCGGTGCGGAGGCCGACGAGGCCGCCGCGCCTTCCGGTCCGGGCGAAGTGGTGGTCGTCGGCACCGGCCCGGCCGGCCCCCTCTGGCTGACCCCCGAGTCCCGCGGCGCCCTCGCCGCCGCCGAAGACCTCGTCGGCTACACCACCTACCTGAACCGTGTCCCGCTGCGCCCCGGCCAGCGCCGCCACGCCTCCGACAACAAGGTCGAGTCCGAACGCGCCGAACTCGCCCTCGACCTGGCCCGGCGCGGCCGCCGGGTGGCCGTGGTCTCCGGCGGCGACCCCGGCGTCTTCGCCATGGCCACCGCCGTCCTGGAGGTCGCCTCCCAGGACCCGTACCGCGCGATCCCCGTACGGGTCCTCCCGGGCGTCACCGCCGCCAACGCCGCCGCCGCCCGCGCCGGCGCCCCGCTGGGCCACGACTACGCGGTCATCTCCCTCTCCGACCGCCTCAAGCCCTGGGAAGTCATCGCCGAACGCCTCCACGCGGCGGCCTCCGCCGACCTGGCCCTCGCCCTCTACAACCCCGGCTCCCGCAGCCGCACCTGGCAGGTCGGCAAGGCCCGCGAACTCCTCCTGGAACACCGCGCCCCCGACACCCCGGTCATCCTCGCCCGCGACATCGGCGGCCCCGAGGAGTCCGTCCGCACGGTGCGCTTGGCCGACCTCGACCCGCACCAGGTCGACATGCGCACCCTCCTGATCGTCGGCTCGTCCCAGACCCAGGCGGTACGGCGCGACGACGGCACGGAGGTCGTGTGGACGCCGCGGAGGTATCCGGAGGGGTGAGGCGGGAGTGCCGGGGCCTTGTGGCAGGGGCCCCGGTCGACCATGCCCTCGCTAGGACGCGGTCAGGCGTTGAGGTCCAGGACGCGGACCGGTTCGCTCTGCCATCGCTTCGGGGCGGTGGTGGCGACAATCGCTCCATCGGGACGGTCGGCCGTGGGCTGGGCCGCGTACTGGCTGTGGGCCGCGGCCCACGTCTCCTGTCCCGCTATGGCCAAGGCGGTGGGCAGGTCCAGGTCCAGGACGGTGATGCCAGGCAAGGCGGCAAGGTGTTCCGCCGTGCCGGGCCGTGCGCGGTCGGCTTCGACAAGCGCGCACGTCGGCGCGTAGAGGTACCAGCCGGGTTCGGCGTGGGCACGGTGGATGAGGCGGGAGGCAAGGATGTTGCCCTGGCCTGCCGCAGTCATCGCGGTGTCGTCCAGGACGATGTGCAAAGGATC is a genomic window of Streptomyces sp. Edi2 containing:
- a CDS encoding precorrin-2 C(20)-methyltransferase, which translates into the protein MSVSEQQATGDGSVAATAGPGRLYGVGLGPGDPSLMTVRAVEVIAGADVIAYHSARHGRSIARSIAAAHLRPDHIEEALVYPVTTESTDHPGGYRGALDEFYESAAARLAAHLDAGRTVAVISEGDPLFYGSYQHMHKRLAHRYPTEVIPGVTSISAAAARLGKPLAEADEVLTILPGTLPEEELTARLASTDTAVVMKLGRTFPTVRRAMERSGRLPEAQYVERATMSGERTGTLAGIDTDTVPYFSVAVVPSRIAEQSYSAPGAEADEAAAPSGPGEVVVVGTGPAGPLWLTPESRGALAAAEDLVGYTTYLNRVPLRPGQRRHASDNKVESERAELALDLARRGRRVAVVSGGDPGVFAMATAVLEVASQDPYRAIPVRVLPGVTAANAAAARAGAPLGHDYAVISLSDRLKPWEVIAERLHAAASADLALALYNPGSRSRTWQVGKARELLLEHRAPDTPVILARDIGGPEESVRTVRLADLDPHQVDMRTLLIVGSSQTQAVRRDDGTEVVWTPRRYPEG